Below is a genomic region from Leptolyngbyaceae cyanobacterium.
TCAAGCGAACGCTCAAACGAATGCCGTCTCTAAAAGGTTGACCGAGTTCCTGTTTGAGCAGAAATAATAAAAGGAGTAAGCGGTCTTTCACTCTTTTTTGTCCGGTGACTGCTAATAGAGATTCTGCTTGCTTGAGGCGCTGGCTAATTTTAGGGAAAAGAATTTGGGCAAGCCTGGGAGAAGCGTTTATTTCTAAGAGGGAGATCGATACTAGCTGAACCTCTTTTGATAAAGCAGTTGCTTGGTAAGTATTAAGAGAAGTTAAGCTGGAACCAAAGATCGTTTCCGGGCTGGCTAATCCGACTAATATTTCTTGTGCGTTTTCTGTGATGGTAGATAGTTTGACGACACCGTTAGTCACTAACCAGATTGCTTGGTAATTGAGGGGAATAATTTCGCCTCTAGTATAAATATGAGTAGAGCGATCGCCCATCGGATCGCAATCGGCAGTTGCGATCGCTTTCAAAGCTCTTTTTTCTTGGGAAATATCCCGCAAAACCCAACGCAGAGCGGTTACTTTCCCTTCTGGATTAACCGGGACTATCCGGAGCGCCGCATCAAATGTTTCTCCTCCACGGGGTTGCAGTCGCGACTCCCACTCTTGTACTCGACCTCGATCCTTTAATTGGTTGAGTTTAGAGCGAAATGCCCAGCGGTCTTCGTCGGGAATAAAAGCTACCAAAACTTTACCGATGAGGAACTTCTGAGAAAGATTCAGCAAAGCGCTAGCAGCAGAGTTCGCTTCTTGAATTTTCCCTTCCAGATCGGTTAGCAAGTAGGCATCTGGTGCTGTATCGAACAACTCCTGATAACGCTGGCGTTCGCTTTCCAATTCGGTTTTGACCACATAAAGTTGGTCGGTTTGTTCTAATAAACTTTCTAGTAAGACCTGTAGTTCTTCGGATGC
It encodes:
- a CDS encoding PAS domain S-box protein; amino-acid sequence: MNADFFTKQLETLRLRLNKMYESANSEQKQPVDLLAGAFKELGTASEELQVLLESLLEQTDQLYVVKTELESERQRYQELFDTAPDAYLLTDLEGKIQEANSAASALLNLSQKFLIGKVLVAFIPDEDRWAFRSKLNQLKDRGRVQEWESRLQPRGGETFDAALRIVPVNPEGKVTALRWVLRDISQEKRALKAIATADCDPMGDRSTHIYTRGEIIPLNYQAIWLVTNGVVKLSTITENAQEILVGLASPETIFGSSLTSLNTYQATALSKEVQLVSISLLEINASPRLAQILFPKISQRLKQAESLLAVTGQKRVKDRLLLLLFLLKQELGQPFRDGIRLSVRLTHEDFANACSTTRVTITRLLSELQQKGQISFDCKSHLILKNIDGDFLEQIGA